A part of Caretta caretta isolate rCarCar2 chromosome 1, rCarCar1.hap1, whole genome shotgun sequence genomic DNA contains:
- the RAD52 gene encoding DNA repair protein RAD52 homolog isoform X3, with product MSESQGTNNGSHTSKIGSNSGSSAVCFGQYRYTAAEYLAIQNALRQRLGPEYISSRQAGGGQKVCYIEGHRVISLANEMFGYNGWAHSVTQQNVDFVDLNNGKFYVGVCAFVKVQLKDGSYHEDVGYGVSEGLKSKALSLEKARKEAVTDGLKRALKCFGNALGNCILDKDYLRSVNKLPRQLPPELDLAKAKRQDFEPAIEKARYSSCLQKQSAWQPQHCESMSPCKPGQEAASLSTAEQEQQNSSRHSITLVCGSDATYQRKLRQKQLQQQFREQMEKKQLTVANPVSKQIASHPSLVKHSTPAQQEPTAEEEFFADDPELWDIPLETTALSDTESHRKAVVAAQAPATPLGHYHMTTRSKTPQTMNHKKPQMRAAPWQVSPRHRPYSPSSNQGAPECSPYRRSQGMKKRKLEPS from the exons ATGTCTGAAAGTCAGGGGACAAACAATGGAAGCCACACCAGCAAGATTGGTTCCAACAGTGGCAGCTCTGCTGTGTGCTTTGGGCAG TACCGGTATACGGCAGCTGAATACCTGGCCATCCAGAATGCCCTGCGTCAGAGGCTGGGTCCGGAGTACATCAGCAGCCGGCAGGCTGGTGGAGGACAGAAG GTTTGTTATATTGAGGGTCACAGGGTCATCAGTCTGGCCAATGAGATGTTTGGCTACAATGGCTGGGCTCATTCGGTCACTCAGCAGAATGTTG ATTTTGTTGATCTCAACAATGGCAAATTCTATGTGGGAGTTTGTGCATTTGTGAAAGTCCAACTCAAG GATGGATCGTACCATGAAGATGTGGGTTACGGAGTGAGTGAGGGCCTGAAGTCTAAGGCATTGTCCCTAGAAAAGGCAAGGAAAGAAGCAGTGACGGATGGACTGAAGAGGGCACTCAA GTGCTTTGGAAATGCTCTTGGGAACTGCATTCTGGACAAAGACTACCTGCGATCAGTGAATAAACTTCCTCGTCAG CTGCCTCCTGAGTTGGATTTGGCCAAAGCAAAAAGGCAAGACTTTGAGCCTGCAATAGAGAAGGCTAGATACAGTAGCTGTCTGCAGAAGCAGAGTGCATGGCAACCCCAGCACTGTGAGAGCATGTCCCCATGCAAACCTGGCCAGGAGGCGGCTTCCTTAAGCACAGCTGAGCAGGAGCAGCAAAACAGCTCCAG ACATAGCATCACCTTAGTCTGTGGGAGTGATGCCACTTACCAGCGGAAGTTACGGCAGAAGCAGCTTCAGCAGCAGTTCCGGGAGCAAATGGAGAAAAAACAGCTGACAGTAGCCAATCCAGTCAGCAAACAGA TAGCATCTCATCCCTCACTGGTGAAACACAGCACTCCAGCACAACAGGAACCAACTGCAGAAGAGGAGTTCTTTGCAG ATGACCCTGAGCTTTGGGACATCCCCCTGGAGACCACTGCTCTCAGTGATACAGAGAGCCACCGAAAAGCAGTTGTAGCAGCCCAGGCTCCTGCAACACCTCTTGGACACTATCACATGACGACTCGCAGCAAGACCCCTCAAACAATGAACCATAAGAAACCACAAATGAGAGCTGCACCATGGCAGGTGTCCCCTAGGCACAGGCCGTACAGCCCCTCTTCCAACCAAGGTGCACCAG
- the RAD52 gene encoding DNA repair protein RAD52 homolog isoform X4, with product MSESQGTNNGSHTSKIGSNSGSSAVCFGQYRYTAAEYLAIQNALRQRLGPEYISSRQAGGGQKVCYIEGHRVISLANEMFGYNGWAHSVTQQNVDFVDLNNGKFYVGVCAFVKVQLKDGSYHEDVGYGVSEGLKSKALSLEKARKEAVTDGLKRALKCFGNALGNCILDKDYLRSVNKLPRQLPPELDLAKAKRQDFEPAIEKARYSSCLQKQSAWQPQHCESMSPCKPGQEAASLSTAEQEQQNSSRHSITLVCGSDATYQRKLRQKQLQQQFREQMEKKQLTVANPVSKQIASHPSLVKHSTPAQQEPTAEEEFFADDPELWDIPLETTALSDTESHRKAVVAAQAPATPLGHYHMTTRSKTPQTMNHKKPQMRAAPWQVSPRHRPYSPSSNQGAPG from the exons ATGTCTGAAAGTCAGGGGACAAACAATGGAAGCCACACCAGCAAGATTGGTTCCAACAGTGGCAGCTCTGCTGTGTGCTTTGGGCAG TACCGGTATACGGCAGCTGAATACCTGGCCATCCAGAATGCCCTGCGTCAGAGGCTGGGTCCGGAGTACATCAGCAGCCGGCAGGCTGGTGGAGGACAGAAG GTTTGTTATATTGAGGGTCACAGGGTCATCAGTCTGGCCAATGAGATGTTTGGCTACAATGGCTGGGCTCATTCGGTCACTCAGCAGAATGTTG ATTTTGTTGATCTCAACAATGGCAAATTCTATGTGGGAGTTTGTGCATTTGTGAAAGTCCAACTCAAG GATGGATCGTACCATGAAGATGTGGGTTACGGAGTGAGTGAGGGCCTGAAGTCTAAGGCATTGTCCCTAGAAAAGGCAAGGAAAGAAGCAGTGACGGATGGACTGAAGAGGGCACTCAA GTGCTTTGGAAATGCTCTTGGGAACTGCATTCTGGACAAAGACTACCTGCGATCAGTGAATAAACTTCCTCGTCAG CTGCCTCCTGAGTTGGATTTGGCCAAAGCAAAAAGGCAAGACTTTGAGCCTGCAATAGAGAAGGCTAGATACAGTAGCTGTCTGCAGAAGCAGAGTGCATGGCAACCCCAGCACTGTGAGAGCATGTCCCCATGCAAACCTGGCCAGGAGGCGGCTTCCTTAAGCACAGCTGAGCAGGAGCAGCAAAACAGCTCCAG ACATAGCATCACCTTAGTCTGTGGGAGTGATGCCACTTACCAGCGGAAGTTACGGCAGAAGCAGCTTCAGCAGCAGTTCCGGGAGCAAATGGAGAAAAAACAGCTGACAGTAGCCAATCCAGTCAGCAAACAGA TAGCATCTCATCCCTCACTGGTGAAACACAGCACTCCAGCACAACAGGAACCAACTGCAGAAGAGGAGTTCTTTGCAG ATGACCCTGAGCTTTGGGACATCCCCCTGGAGACCACTGCTCTCAGTGATACAGAGAGCCACCGAAAAGCAGTTGTAGCAGCCCAGGCTCCTGCAACACCTCTTGGACACTATCACATGACGACTCGCAGCAAGACCCCTCAAACAATGAACCATAAGAAACCACAAATGAGAGCTGCACCATGGCAGGTGTCCCCTAGGCACAGGCCGTACAGCCCCTCTTCCAACCAAGGTGCACCAG
- the RAD52 gene encoding DNA repair protein RAD52 homolog isoform X1 — MSESQGTNNGSHTSKIGSNSGSSAVCFGQYRYTAAEYLAIQNALRQRLGPEYISSRQAGGGQKVCYIEGHRVISLANEMFGYNGWAHSVTQQNVDFVDLNNGKFYVGVCAFVKVQLKDGSYHEDVGYGVSEGLKSKALSLEKARKEAVTDGLKRALKCFGNALGNCILDKDYLRSVNKLPRQLPPELDLAKAKRQDFEPAIEKARYSSCLQKQSAWQPQHCESMSPCKPGQEAASLSTAEQEQQNSSRHSITLVCGSDATYQRKLRQKQLQQQFREQMEKKQLTVANPVSKQIASHPSLVKHSTPAQQEPTAEEEFFADDPELWDIPLETTALSDTESHRKAVVAAQAPATPLGHYHMTTRSKTPQTMNHKKPQMRAAPWQVSPRHRPYSPSSNQGAPAECSPYRRSQGMKKRKLEPS; from the exons ATGTCTGAAAGTCAGGGGACAAACAATGGAAGCCACACCAGCAAGATTGGTTCCAACAGTGGCAGCTCTGCTGTGTGCTTTGGGCAG TACCGGTATACGGCAGCTGAATACCTGGCCATCCAGAATGCCCTGCGTCAGAGGCTGGGTCCGGAGTACATCAGCAGCCGGCAGGCTGGTGGAGGACAGAAG GTTTGTTATATTGAGGGTCACAGGGTCATCAGTCTGGCCAATGAGATGTTTGGCTACAATGGCTGGGCTCATTCGGTCACTCAGCAGAATGTTG ATTTTGTTGATCTCAACAATGGCAAATTCTATGTGGGAGTTTGTGCATTTGTGAAAGTCCAACTCAAG GATGGATCGTACCATGAAGATGTGGGTTACGGAGTGAGTGAGGGCCTGAAGTCTAAGGCATTGTCCCTAGAAAAGGCAAGGAAAGAAGCAGTGACGGATGGACTGAAGAGGGCACTCAA GTGCTTTGGAAATGCTCTTGGGAACTGCATTCTGGACAAAGACTACCTGCGATCAGTGAATAAACTTCCTCGTCAG CTGCCTCCTGAGTTGGATTTGGCCAAAGCAAAAAGGCAAGACTTTGAGCCTGCAATAGAGAAGGCTAGATACAGTAGCTGTCTGCAGAAGCAGAGTGCATGGCAACCCCAGCACTGTGAGAGCATGTCCCCATGCAAACCTGGCCAGGAGGCGGCTTCCTTAAGCACAGCTGAGCAGGAGCAGCAAAACAGCTCCAG ACATAGCATCACCTTAGTCTGTGGGAGTGATGCCACTTACCAGCGGAAGTTACGGCAGAAGCAGCTTCAGCAGCAGTTCCGGGAGCAAATGGAGAAAAAACAGCTGACAGTAGCCAATCCAGTCAGCAAACAGA TAGCATCTCATCCCTCACTGGTGAAACACAGCACTCCAGCACAACAGGAACCAACTGCAGAAGAGGAGTTCTTTGCAG ATGACCCTGAGCTTTGGGACATCCCCCTGGAGACCACTGCTCTCAGTGATACAGAGAGCCACCGAAAAGCAGTTGTAGCAGCCCAGGCTCCTGCAACACCTCTTGGACACTATCACATGACGACTCGCAGCAAGACCCCTCAAACAATGAACCATAAGAAACCACAAATGAGAGCTGCACCATGGCAGGTGTCCCCTAGGCACAGGCCGTACAGCCCCTCTTCCAACCAAGGTGCACCAG
- the RAD52 gene encoding DNA repair protein RAD52 homolog isoform X2, producing MSESQGTNNGSHTSKIGSNSGSSAVCFGQYRYTAAEYLAIQNALRQRLGPEYISSRQAGGGQKVCYIEGHRVISLANEMFGYNGWAHSVTQQNVDFVDLNNGKFYVGVCAFVKVQLKDGSYHEDVGYGVSEGLKSKALSLEKARKEAVTDGLKRALKCFGNALGNCILDKDYLRSVNKLPRQLPPELDLAKAKRQDFEPAIEKARYSSCLQKQSAWQPQHCESMSPCKPGQEAASLSTAEQEQQNSSRHSITLVCGSDATYQRKLRQKQLQQQFREQMEKKQLTVANPVSKQTSHPSLVKHSTPAQQEPTAEEEFFADDPELWDIPLETTALSDTESHRKAVVAAQAPATPLGHYHMTTRSKTPQTMNHKKPQMRAAPWQVSPRHRPYSPSSNQGAPAECSPYRRSQGMKKRKLEPS from the exons ATGTCTGAAAGTCAGGGGACAAACAATGGAAGCCACACCAGCAAGATTGGTTCCAACAGTGGCAGCTCTGCTGTGTGCTTTGGGCAG TACCGGTATACGGCAGCTGAATACCTGGCCATCCAGAATGCCCTGCGTCAGAGGCTGGGTCCGGAGTACATCAGCAGCCGGCAGGCTGGTGGAGGACAGAAG GTTTGTTATATTGAGGGTCACAGGGTCATCAGTCTGGCCAATGAGATGTTTGGCTACAATGGCTGGGCTCATTCGGTCACTCAGCAGAATGTTG ATTTTGTTGATCTCAACAATGGCAAATTCTATGTGGGAGTTTGTGCATTTGTGAAAGTCCAACTCAAG GATGGATCGTACCATGAAGATGTGGGTTACGGAGTGAGTGAGGGCCTGAAGTCTAAGGCATTGTCCCTAGAAAAGGCAAGGAAAGAAGCAGTGACGGATGGACTGAAGAGGGCACTCAA GTGCTTTGGAAATGCTCTTGGGAACTGCATTCTGGACAAAGACTACCTGCGATCAGTGAATAAACTTCCTCGTCAG CTGCCTCCTGAGTTGGATTTGGCCAAAGCAAAAAGGCAAGACTTTGAGCCTGCAATAGAGAAGGCTAGATACAGTAGCTGTCTGCAGAAGCAGAGTGCATGGCAACCCCAGCACTGTGAGAGCATGTCCCCATGCAAACCTGGCCAGGAGGCGGCTTCCTTAAGCACAGCTGAGCAGGAGCAGCAAAACAGCTCCAG ACATAGCATCACCTTAGTCTGTGGGAGTGATGCCACTTACCAGCGGAAGTTACGGCAGAAGCAGCTTCAGCAGCAGTTCCGGGAGCAAATGGAGAAAAAACAGCTGACAGTAGCCAATCCAGTCAGCAAACAGA CATCTCATCCCTCACTGGTGAAACACAGCACTCCAGCACAACAGGAACCAACTGCAGAAGAGGAGTTCTTTGCAG ATGACCCTGAGCTTTGGGACATCCCCCTGGAGACCACTGCTCTCAGTGATACAGAGAGCCACCGAAAAGCAGTTGTAGCAGCCCAGGCTCCTGCAACACCTCTTGGACACTATCACATGACGACTCGCAGCAAGACCCCTCAAACAATGAACCATAAGAAACCACAAATGAGAGCTGCACCATGGCAGGTGTCCCCTAGGCACAGGCCGTACAGCCCCTCTTCCAACCAAGGTGCACCAG
- the RAD52 gene encoding DNA repair protein RAD52 homolog isoform X5 produces the protein MFGYNGWAHSVTQQNVDFVDLNNGKFYVGVCAFVKVQLKDGSYHEDVGYGVSEGLKSKALSLEKARKEAVTDGLKRALKCFGNALGNCILDKDYLRSVNKLPRQLPPELDLAKAKRQDFEPAIEKARYSSCLQKQSAWQPQHCESMSPCKPGQEAASLSTAEQEQQNSSRHSITLVCGSDATYQRKLRQKQLQQQFREQMEKKQLTVANPVSKQIASHPSLVKHSTPAQQEPTAEEEFFADDPELWDIPLETTALSDTESHRKAVVAAQAPATPLGHYHMTTRSKTPQTMNHKKPQMRAAPWQVSPRHRPYSPSSNQGAPAECSPYRRSQGMKKRKLEPS, from the exons ATGTTTGGCTACAATGGCTGGGCTCATTCGGTCACTCAGCAGAATGTTG ATTTTGTTGATCTCAACAATGGCAAATTCTATGTGGGAGTTTGTGCATTTGTGAAAGTCCAACTCAAG GATGGATCGTACCATGAAGATGTGGGTTACGGAGTGAGTGAGGGCCTGAAGTCTAAGGCATTGTCCCTAGAAAAGGCAAGGAAAGAAGCAGTGACGGATGGACTGAAGAGGGCACTCAA GTGCTTTGGAAATGCTCTTGGGAACTGCATTCTGGACAAAGACTACCTGCGATCAGTGAATAAACTTCCTCGTCAG CTGCCTCCTGAGTTGGATTTGGCCAAAGCAAAAAGGCAAGACTTTGAGCCTGCAATAGAGAAGGCTAGATACAGTAGCTGTCTGCAGAAGCAGAGTGCATGGCAACCCCAGCACTGTGAGAGCATGTCCCCATGCAAACCTGGCCAGGAGGCGGCTTCCTTAAGCACAGCTGAGCAGGAGCAGCAAAACAGCTCCAG ACATAGCATCACCTTAGTCTGTGGGAGTGATGCCACTTACCAGCGGAAGTTACGGCAGAAGCAGCTTCAGCAGCAGTTCCGGGAGCAAATGGAGAAAAAACAGCTGACAGTAGCCAATCCAGTCAGCAAACAGA TAGCATCTCATCCCTCACTGGTGAAACACAGCACTCCAGCACAACAGGAACCAACTGCAGAAGAGGAGTTCTTTGCAG ATGACCCTGAGCTTTGGGACATCCCCCTGGAGACCACTGCTCTCAGTGATACAGAGAGCCACCGAAAAGCAGTTGTAGCAGCCCAGGCTCCTGCAACACCTCTTGGACACTATCACATGACGACTCGCAGCAAGACCCCTCAAACAATGAACCATAAGAAACCACAAATGAGAGCTGCACCATGGCAGGTGTCCCCTAGGCACAGGCCGTACAGCCCCTCTTCCAACCAAGGTGCACCAG